The Lentimicrobiaceae bacterium genome window below encodes:
- the purL gene encoding phosphoribosylformylglycinamidine synthase codes for MMIYFFDNNGTLYVLSSRNELNTPDKQKLSWLFGNASIIDKVEGNYVGPRIEMITPWSTNAVEITQNMGIDGIERIEMFRKVHDDNVDIDEMQQSLFQNIDETIFDNDNAIAPILYIEDIRKYNQQEGLALSEEEIQYLEEVSRKIGRKLTDSEVFGFSQVNSEHCRHKIFNGKFIIDGVEKEKSLFQLIKLTSATNKGKIVSAYKDNVAFIDGPEVEQFYPKNPNKADFFTTKPIDTVISLKAETHNFPTTVEPFNGAATGSGGEIRDRLAGGKGSIPLAGTAVYMTSYPRLNEVEFKHKLKARPWLYQTPCQILIKASNGASDFGNKFGQPLICGSVLTFEHEENNVYYGYDKVIMLAGGVGFAKKSDSIKEHPQKGDKVIVMGGDNYRIGMGGGAVSSVDTGKYKSSIELNAVQRSNPEMQKRVYNAIRAMCEADDNPIISVHDHGAGGHLNSLSELVEDQGGVIYLDKLPIGDKTLSAKEIIGNESQERMGLVISPDKVEVMSKVAQRERAPFYVVGEVTGDKNFSFIDRTNNTKPLDLPLEYLLGKTPQTVITDKEVTKTFDEITFSEDKFTDYLKNVLQLEAVACKDWLTNKVDRSVTGKVAIQQTAGPLQLPLNNLGVMALDYNGQKGVATSIGHAPIAGLIDPGVGSKLSLVESLTNIVWAPLSHGLQGVSLSANWMWACKNDGEDARLYKAVETISKFAIEVGVNIPTGKDSLSMTQKYSDDKKVFAPGTVIVSAVAEVSDINKVVQTPLKPVSNTQLLYIDFCNCNFDLGGSAFAQTLNKVGTKAPNPTDTNYIVRCFNAIQQLINEELILSGHDVSAGGLITTLLEMTFSHNNLGLKINLNDFELESTTQLLFSEKPAVVVQIKDVEKVTSILEQNNISFKTLGAVVLSDNVSITHNNKNIVLPISEYRDVWYSVSHKMELLQANKTKANERKDNIFRQEREFIFPSNFTGKLSDYGLPLNQSAKRPKAAIIREKGVNGDREMAWSLYLAGFDVKDVHMSDLMSGAETLEDINMIAFVGGFSNSDVLGSAKGWAGAFKYNEKANETIRNFYKRSDTLSLGVCNGCQLMTELNLITGIETNGPKMHDNESKKFESSFLTVTIPESPSVMLKTLQGTKLGVWVAHFEGRFDFSNSSDNFNIAVQYAFDNYPCNPNGSPYNTAAICSPDGRHLAIMPHLERAILPWQWAYYNSDEKHQVTPWIEAFINARKWIENKM; via the coding sequence ATTATGATTTACTTTTTTGACAACAACGGTACATTATACGTGCTTAGCAGCAGAAATGAATTAAACACGCCAGATAAGCAAAAGCTGTCGTGGCTTTTCGGCAATGCTTCCATTATTGATAAAGTTGAGGGCAATTACGTTGGTCCGCGTATTGAGATGATTACACCATGGAGCACCAATGCCGTTGAGATAACTCAAAATATGGGTATTGACGGAATTGAGCGAATAGAAATGTTTAGAAAAGTGCACGACGATAACGTTGATATTGACGAAATGCAGCAGAGTTTGTTCCAAAACATAGACGAAACAATATTCGACAACGACAATGCAATAGCACCAATACTGTACATTGAAGATATTAGAAAGTACAATCAACAAGAGGGTTTGGCTTTATCGGAAGAAGAAATACAATATTTGGAAGAAGTAAGTCGAAAAATTGGTCGCAAGCTCACAGATAGCGAAGTGTTTGGGTTTTCGCAAGTCAATTCGGAGCATTGCAGACATAAAATATTTAACGGAAAATTTATAATAGACGGAGTTGAAAAAGAAAAGAGTTTGTTCCAATTAATTAAGCTCACTTCGGCTACCAACAAAGGCAAGATAGTTTCGGCATATAAAGACAACGTTGCCTTTATAGATGGACCTGAGGTAGAACAATTTTACCCTAAAAATCCCAATAAAGCCGATTTTTTTACCACAAAACCTATTGATACGGTTATCTCCTTAAAAGCCGAAACCCACAATTTCCCAACCACAGTAGAGCCATTTAACGGAGCCGCAACAGGTTCGGGAGGCGAAATACGCGACCGCCTTGCAGGCGGAAAAGGTTCTATACCACTTGCCGGAACAGCTGTGTACATGACCAGCTATCCGCGTTTGAACGAAGTTGAGTTTAAGCATAAATTAAAAGCTCGTCCTTGGTTGTACCAAACGCCTTGTCAAATACTTATCAAGGCATCTAACGGAGCCAGCGATTTCGGAAATAAGTTCGGACAGCCGCTTATTTGCGGTTCGGTGCTTACCTTCGAGCATGAAGAAAACAATGTTTACTACGGATACGATAAGGTTATCATGCTTGCAGGCGGCGTTGGCTTTGCAAAAAAATCCGACAGCATTAAGGAACATCCACAAAAGGGAGATAAGGTTATAGTAATGGGTGGCGACAATTACCGAATTGGTATGGGTGGAGGTGCTGTTTCGTCGGTGGATACCGGTAAATACAAAAGCAGCATTGAGCTTAACGCAGTTCAGAGGTCTAACCCCGAAATGCAAAAGAGAGTTTACAACGCCATAAGAGCCATGTGCGAAGCTGATGATAATCCTATTATTTCAGTTCACGACCACGGAGCCGGAGGACATCTAAACTCTTTATCGGAACTTGTTGAAGACCAAGGAGGCGTTATTTATTTGGACAAACTTCCGATTGGAGATAAAACGCTTTCGGCTAAGGAAATTATTGGAAACGAATCGCAGGAGCGTATGGGATTAGTCATAAGTCCCGACAAAGTCGAAGTTATGAGCAAGGTTGCTCAGCGCGAAAGAGCTCCGTTTTATGTTGTTGGCGAAGTTACAGGCGACAAAAATTTCTCATTTATTGACCGAACAAATAATACCAAACCATTAGACCTTCCGTTGGAATATCTTCTTGGTAAAACGCCGCAAACAGTTATCACCGATAAGGAGGTAACAAAAACTTTCGACGAAATTACATTTTCGGAAGATAAATTTACCGATTATCTTAAAAATGTTTTGCAGTTGGAAGCTGTTGCTTGCAAAGATTGGCTTACAAATAAAGTTGACCGCTCGGTTACAGGCAAGGTTGCAATTCAGCAGACAGCAGGACCTTTACAGCTTCCGCTCAACAATTTGGGTGTTATGGCTTTGGATTACAACGGACAAAAAGGTGTGGCTACTTCTATTGGACACGCTCCAATTGCAGGCTTAATCGATCCGGGCGTAGGTTCTAAACTTTCGTTGGTCGAATCCTTAACCAACATAGTTTGGGCTCCTTTAAGCCACGGATTGCAAGGTGTTTCGCTAAGTGCCAACTGGATGTGGGCATGCAAAAACGATGGCGAAGATGCAAGATTGTACAAAGCTGTTGAAACTATCAGCAAGTTTGCAATAGAAGTCGGTGTTAATATTCCTACAGGTAAGGATTCTCTTAGCATGACTCAAAAATATTCCGACGATAAAAAAGTATTTGCTCCTGGAACGGTAATTGTTTCGGCTGTAGCAGAAGTCAGCGATATTAACAAAGTTGTGCAAACACCTTTAAAACCTGTTAGCAATACGCAATTGCTATACATAGATTTTTGTAATTGCAACTTCGATTTAGGCGGAAGTGCTTTTGCCCAAACTCTTAACAAAGTTGGCACTAAAGCTCCAAATCCTACCGATACCAACTACATAGTCAGATGTTTTAATGCGATTCAGCAACTTATAAATGAAGAACTAATATTGTCCGGACACGATGTTTCTGCCGGCGGCTTAATAACCACGCTACTTGAAATGACGTTTAGCCACAACAATTTAGGACTAAAAATAAATTTAAACGATTTCGAATTGGAATCCACAACACAATTGTTATTCAGCGAAAAGCCAGCCGTAGTCGTTCAAATTAAAGACGTAGAAAAGGTTACGTCAATATTAGAACAAAACAATATAAGTTTCAAAACTTTGGGTGCTGTTGTTTTGTCTGATAATGTGAGTATAACTCACAACAACAAAAATATTGTTCTGCCAATTTCCGAATATAGAGATGTATGGTATAGTGTTTCGCACAAGATGGAACTTCTGCAAGCCAATAAAACCAAGGCAAACGAAAGAAAGGACAATATTTTCAGACAAGAAAGAGAATTTATTTTTCCAAGTAATTTTACAGGAAAATTATCTGATTACGGCTTGCCGCTTAATCAATCGGCGAAACGACCAAAAGCCGCAATAATACGCGAAAAAGGCGTAAACGGCGATAGAGAAATGGCTTGGAGTTTATATTTAGCAGGTTTTGATGTTAAAGACGTGCACATGAGCGATTTAATGTCGGGAGCTGAAACTTTGGAAGATATTAACATGATTGCTTTTGTAGGCGGATTTTCAAATTCCGATGTGTTAGGCTCGGCAAAAGGTTGGGCAGGAGCTTTTAAATACAACGAGAAGGCAAACGAAACCATCAGAAACTTCTACAAGCGTAGCGATACACTTAGCTTAGGAGTTTGCAACGGTTGTCAGCTTATGACAGAGCTAAATCTGATTACAGGCATAGAAACCAACGGACCAAAAATGCACGACAATGAAAGCAAAAAATTTGAATCGTCGTTTTTAACCGTTACAATTCCCGAAAGTCCTTCGGTAATGCTTAAAACGCTGCAAGGAACTAAATTGGGAGTCTGGGTTGCACATTTTGAAGGCAGATTTGACTTTTCAAATTCAAGCGACAACTTTAATATTGCAGTTCAGTACGCTTTCGATAATTATCCATGCAATCCTAACGGTTCGCCGTACAATACCGCCGCAATTTGTAGCCCCGATGGACGTCATCTGGCTATTATGCCGCACTTGGAAAGAGCGATACTTCCATGGCAATGGGCATATTACAACAGCGATGAAAAGCACCAAGTTACACCATGGATTGAAGCATTTATCAACGCTCGCAAATGGATTGAAAACAAAATGTAA
- a CDS encoding glycoside hydrolase family 27 protein, giving the protein MKRLFIVLLLLYFAFVAMAQSETKKTLAPTPPMGFLTWNYFADNITEKDVIRMADALVSTGLKDAGYNYIIIDDGWQGGRDSKNNIIPDKEKFPSGMKFLCDYVHSLGLKIGIYSDAAQLTCAGYTGSFGFEAQDAKTFAEWGFDYLKYDYCYAPEDWVVAIERYSVMAEAVKNCGRDMVFSICEWGQREPWLWGKKVGGNLWRTTGDVRDKWKSKEPPKSIKDETWVGMGILDIVNFNAPLYKYAEIGAWNDPDMLVVGLYGKKGPSGDLGGIGCNDIEYQSQMSLWCLMAAPLMITCDISNMNDATKNILLNKDIIEINQDKLGIQAERVVCNDNIQIFVKELSNSDIAIGILNISDEAINYDLNTKQLGVGSKNTAFDVWSKKSFKIKNNTIKLNIKSHETVVLRLSEK; this is encoded by the coding sequence ATGAAACGCTTATTTATTGTACTGCTACTGCTTTATTTCGCATTTGTAGCGATGGCTCAGTCCGAAACAAAAAAAACGTTAGCTCCCACACCTCCTATGGGATTTTTAACCTGGAATTATTTTGCCGATAACATTACAGAAAAAGATGTTATTAGAATGGCTGATGCTCTTGTCAGCACCGGATTGAAAGATGCCGGCTACAACTACATCATAATTGACGACGGCTGGCAAGGTGGTAGAGATAGTAAAAACAATATTATTCCCGACAAAGAAAAATTTCCTTCGGGAATGAAATTTTTGTGCGATTATGTACACAGTTTGGGTTTAAAGATAGGTATTTATTCCGATGCAGCTCAACTGACTTGTGCCGGATATACCGGTAGTTTCGGTTTTGAAGCTCAAGATGCCAAAACCTTTGCCGAATGGGGTTTCGATTATTTAAAATACGATTATTGCTATGCTCCCGAAGATTGGGTTGTTGCAATTGAACGCTACTCGGTTATGGCTGAAGCCGTGAAGAATTGCGGAAGAGATATGGTTTTTTCCATATGCGAGTGGGGACAAAGAGAGCCGTGGCTTTGGGGTAAAAAAGTAGGCGGTAATTTGTGGAGAACTACCGGCGACGTAAGAGATAAATGGAAAAGCAAAGAACCTCCCAAATCAATTAAAGATGAGACGTGGGTTGGAATGGGTATTTTGGATATTGTGAATTTTAATGCTCCGCTTTACAAATACGCCGAAATAGGTGCTTGGAACGACCCCGATATGTTGGTTGTGGGTTTGTACGGAAAAAAAGGACCTTCGGGAGATTTGGGCGGAATTGGTTGCAACGATATTGAATACCAATCGCAGATGAGCTTGTGGTGCTTAATGGCTGCTCCGCTTATGATTACATGCGATATCAGCAACATGAACGACGCAACAAAAAACATTTTGCTCAATAAAGATATTATTGAAATAAATCAGGATAAACTTGGAATACAAGCCGAGCGAGTTGTTTGCAACGATAATATTCAAATATTCGTAAAAGAATTATCCAACAGCGATATTGCCATTGGCATACTTAACATTTCTGACGAAGCTATAAATTATGATTTAAACACTAAACAACTCGGTGTTGGTAGTAAAAACACAGCTTTTGACGTTTGGAGTAAGAAATCGTTTAAAATAAAAAATAATACTATCAAACTGAATATAAAATCGCACGAAACAGTAGTATTAAGGTTGTCGGAGAAGTAG